In Carassius auratus strain Wakin chromosome 39, ASM336829v1, whole genome shotgun sequence, a genomic segment contains:
- the LOC113058156 gene encoding thiosulfate:glutathione sulfurtransferase has protein sequence MASLDKEISYSNLKDLLAKGSGLLVDVRTKDEVDRGHISGSIHIPVENVESDMSLDAAEFQSKFGVVKPSLDSSELVFHCQMGKRGALATEKARNLGFKNARNYAGGYKEWSEKGGK, from the exons ATGGCAAGCCTCG ATAAGGAGATTTCCTACAGCAATCTCAAAGATCTTTTGGCAAAGGGTTCAGGGCTTCTTGTGGATGTGCGCACTAAAGATGAAGTAGACAGAGGACATATTTCAGGCTCCATTCACATCCCAG tggaAAATGTAGAAAGTGACATGTCCCTGGACGCAGCTGAATTCCAGTCTAAATTCGGTGTAGTTAAACCATCTCTGGACAGCTCTGAACTGGTTTTCCACTGTCAGATGGGAAAACGTGGCGCTCTTGCCACAGAGAAAGCCAGAAACCTAGGCTTCAAGAA TGCCCGTAATTATGCAGGGGGCTACAAGGAATGGTCAGAAAAAGGTGGCAAGTGA